The following proteins come from a genomic window of Doryrhamphus excisus isolate RoL2022-K1 chromosome 12, RoL_Dexc_1.0, whole genome shotgun sequence:
- the LOC131139741 gene encoding gastrula zinc finger protein XlCGF17.1-like isoform X3, producing MESRTAGVAPERQEWSSRPEGGEPRPPGIKEERAWTQEDVGTFPVICVIVKSEDDDGDARRSQLDRGPSEETRRSEDGDLASPPSDADDQGGPEADGTRDADRADVKCERAFDRKTTLKRHARDGAGDATFRCSACGETFAQREDWAEHTRRHAGPKTFSCSVCNMMFSFHSTMMRHMITHTGEKAFTCSVCGKGFSRKMNLMTHTRTHTGEKPFTCSVCKSSFRFQSTLVNHMRTHTGEKPFTCSVCDMSFSVHSSWFRHTRTHTGEKPFVCSVCGKGFTRKVNLKEHTITHTGEKPFSCSVCNASFSFYSSMLRHVRTHSE from the exons ATGGAGTCACGGACGGCAG GAGTTGCCCCTGAGCGGCAGGAGTGGAGCTCCAGGCCGGAGGGGGGGGAGCCCCGGCCCCCCGGCATCAAAGAGGAGCGAGCGTGGACCCAGGAGGACGTCGGCACGTTTCCTGTGATTTGTGTGATTGTGAAGAGCGAAGACGACGACGGGGACGCTCGGCGGTCGCAGCTCGATCGCGGTCCAAGCGAGGAGACGAGAAGATCAGAAGACGGCGACCTCGCCTCGCCGCCGTCTGATGCCGACGACCAGGGAGGCCCCGAAGCCGATGGGACGCGGGACGCGGACCGGGCGGACGTGAAATGCGAGCGAGCCTTTGACAGGAAGACGACTCTGAAGCGACACGCGAGGGACGGCGCGGGAGACGCCACATTCAGATGTTCGGCTTGTGGCGAGACGTTCGCTCAAAGGGAAGATTGGGCGGAGCACACGAGAAGACACGCGGGACCAAAAACCTTCTCTTGTTCGGTCTGCAACATGATGTTCAGTTTCCATTCCACGATGATGAGACACATGATCACGCACACGGGCGAGAAGGCCTTCACGTGCTCCGTCTGCGGTAAAGGTTTCTCTCGAAAGATGAATTTGATGACGCACACGAGGACGCACACCGGGGAAAAGCCCTTCACGTGTTCGGTCTGCAAGTCCAGCTTCAGGTTCCAGTCCACGTTGGTGAACcacatgaggacgcacaccGGCGAGAAACCTTTCACCTGCTCCGTCTGCGACATGAGTTTCAGCGTCCATTCCTCGTGGTTCCGCCACACGAGaacgcacaccggagagaaacccttcGTGTGCTCTGTTTGCGGCAAAGGCTTCACTCGGAAGGTCAATTTGAAGGAACACACAATAACGCACACGGGGGAGAAACCCTTCTCCTGCTCCGTCTGCAACGCCAGCTTTAGCTTTTATTCATCCATGCTGAGACACGTGAGAACACACAGCGAGTAG
- the LOC131139746 gene encoding oocyte zinc finger protein XlCOF8.4-like, whose translation MCQVQMLRALVNQRLTAAVEEIFVVLERTIAEYEEELSRTKEENERQRQLLDAVFRKPPDVQHIKEEEEEEEAEDAKPPSVHVIVKSEDDEDGGEGEEKREAEPPSSSSTQHMTTEADGDHCGGSPADKLLAPLSDSDDTTSRSSDTDDEDSKAAATGHTDGSRFKCSQCDKTFNDRSNRKRHMRCHTGEKPFLCSVCGRQFSQKVHLTTHTRTHTGEKPFSCSVCGMRFVRNQHLKIHTTTHTGVKPFPCSVCGAGFLRNGDLKKHMSSHAGKKPFVCSGCNKSFSDQSALVKHMRTHAGDKVLSCNACGEIYKGCSAHLCDGDGGGAK comes from the exons atgtgtcaagtccaaatgctgagagcgttggtgaatcagcgactaactgcggctgttgaagaaatatttgtagtgttggaaagaaccatagcagagtacgaggaggaactttctcgaacaaaagaggagaacgagcgacaacgtcaactactggacgcCGTTTTCAGGAAGCCTCCAG ACGTCCAGCAcatcaaggaggaggaggaggaggaggaggccgaAGACGCCAAGCCGCCATCCGTTCATGTcattgtgaagagtgaagatgatgaagacggCGGTGAAGGcgaggagaagagagaggcggagcctccaagcagcagctcaactcaacacatgacaacagaagctgatggagaccactgtggaggatcaccagcagacaagctcttagctccactatcagatagcgACGACACGACGTCGCGCTCttctgacactgatgatgaagactcCAAAGCCGCGGCGACGGGTCACACCGACGGCTCACGCTTCAAGTGCTCGCAGTGCGACAAGACTTTCAACGACCGCAGCAATCGGAAAAGACACATGAGATgtcacacgggagagaaaccgttCCTGTGCTCAGTTTGCGGTCGGCAGTTCTCTCAGAAGGTCCACCTGACGACGCACACGAGaacgcacaccggagagaaaccctttTCCTGCTCCGTGTGTGGTATGCGTTTTGTGCGCAACCAGCATTTGAAAATACACACCACGACGCACACCGGAGTGAAACCTTTCCCCTGCTCGGTCTGCGGTGCAGGCTTTCTACGGAACGGAGACTTGAAGAAACACATGAGCTCGCACGCGGGAAAGAAACCTTTCGTGTGCTCCGGCTGCAACAAAAGCTTCAGCGACCAAAGCGCGCTAGTCAAGCACATGAGGACCCACGCGGGTGACAAAGTGCTGAGCTGCAACGCTTGTGGGGAAATCTACAAGGGCTGCAGCGCTCACCTGTGTGACGGTGACGGCGGCGGCGCTAAATGA
- the LOC131139748 gene encoding zinc finger protein with KRAB and SCAN domains 1-like has product MCQVQMLRALVNQRLTAAVEEIFVVLERTIAEYEEELSRTKEENERQRQLLDAVFRKQEVVLHRADASEDVPIEPQPPHIKEEKEDPQPPHIKEEKEEPQPPHIKEEEGGPSIGQEEERRGWLQDADAAKPPAVSVRGEREGDEGRGQRVEKKEAELPGGSSSRRTGTEADSGGSDSDDTTSQSSDADDEDCGVACSGQKKPFRCFQCGKHFDKKFNLTSHMKRHTPDRHFPCSQCGKKFVVNNDLKVHMRIHTGEKPYSCTVCGNRFSQKGTLTTHMRRHTGEKPFLCLFCGRRFPRRYTLMKHMLLHTG; this is encoded by the exons atgtgtcaagtccaaatgctgagagcgttggtgaatcagcgactaactgcggctgttgaagaaatatttgtagtgttggaaagaaccatagcagagtacgaggaggaactttctcgaacaaaagaggagaacgagcgacaacgtcaactactggacgccgttttcaggaagcaggaagttgtgTTGCACAGAGCAG ACGCCAGTGAAGATGTTCCCATTGAGCCGcagcccccccacattaaagaggagaaggaggacccgcagcccccccacattaaagaggagaaggaggagccgcagcccccccacattaaagaggaggagggaggccCCAGCATCGGCCAGGAGGAAGAGCGGCGAGGCTGGCTTCAGGACGCCGACGCCGCCAAGCCCCCGGCTGTCTCCGTGCGGGGAGAGCGTGAAGGTGATGAAGGCAGAGGTCAACGTGTCGAGAAGAAGGAGGCGGAGCTTCCAGGTGGCAGCTCAAGTCGACGCACGGGGACGGAAGCCGACAGCGGCGGATCGGATAGCGACGACACGACGTCACAGTCCTCCGACGCTGACGACGAAGACTGCGGCGTGGCTTGTTCCGGCCAAAAGAAACCCTTTCGCTGCTTTCAGTGCGGCAAACATTTCGATAAGAAGTTCAATCTGACGAGCCACATGAAACGCCACACGCCGGACCGCCACTTTCCGTGCTCCCAGTGCGGGAAGAAGTTTGTGGTCAACAACGACTTGAAGGTTCACATGAGGatccacacgggagagaaaccatACAGCTGCACAGTTTGTGGCAATAGGTTCTCTCAAAAGGGCACGTTGACCACGCACATGAGGaggcacaccggagagaaaccgtttCTGTGCCTCTTCTGCGGTAGGAGGTTCCCCAGAAGGTACACTCTGATGAAACACATGCTGTTACACACCGGCTAG
- the LOC131139741 gene encoding gastrula zinc finger protein XlCGF17.1-like isoform X2, whose amino-acid sequence MQDGCLPFSALRASVKKIQFQRVGVAPERQEWSSRPEGGEPRPPGIKEERAWTQEDVGTFPVICVIVKSEDDDGDARRSQLDRGPSEETRRSEDGDLASPPSDADDQGGPEADGTRDADRADVKCERAFDRKTTLKRHARDGAGDATFRCSACGETFAQREDWAEHTRRHAGPKTFSCSVCNMMFSFHSTMMRHMITHTGEKAFTCSVCGKGFSRKMNLMTHTRTHTGEKPFTCSVCKSSFRFQSTLVNHMRTHTGEKPFTCSVCDMSFSVHSSWFRHTRTHTGEKPFVCSVCGKGFTRKVNLKEHTITHTGEKPFSCSVCNASFSFYSSMLRHVRTHSE is encoded by the exons ATGCAGGACGGTTGCCTTCCTTTTTCGGCTTTGCGAGCATCCGTGAAGAAAATACAATTTCAGCGGGTTG GAGTTGCCCCTGAGCGGCAGGAGTGGAGCTCCAGGCCGGAGGGGGGGGAGCCCCGGCCCCCCGGCATCAAAGAGGAGCGAGCGTGGACCCAGGAGGACGTCGGCACGTTTCCTGTGATTTGTGTGATTGTGAAGAGCGAAGACGACGACGGGGACGCTCGGCGGTCGCAGCTCGATCGCGGTCCAAGCGAGGAGACGAGAAGATCAGAAGACGGCGACCTCGCCTCGCCGCCGTCTGATGCCGACGACCAGGGAGGCCCCGAAGCCGATGGGACGCGGGACGCGGACCGGGCGGACGTGAAATGCGAGCGAGCCTTTGACAGGAAGACGACTCTGAAGCGACACGCGAGGGACGGCGCGGGAGACGCCACATTCAGATGTTCGGCTTGTGGCGAGACGTTCGCTCAAAGGGAAGATTGGGCGGAGCACACGAGAAGACACGCGGGACCAAAAACCTTCTCTTGTTCGGTCTGCAACATGATGTTCAGTTTCCATTCCACGATGATGAGACACATGATCACGCACACGGGCGAGAAGGCCTTCACGTGCTCCGTCTGCGGTAAAGGTTTCTCTCGAAAGATGAATTTGATGACGCACACGAGGACGCACACCGGGGAAAAGCCCTTCACGTGTTCGGTCTGCAAGTCCAGCTTCAGGTTCCAGTCCACGTTGGTGAACcacatgaggacgcacaccGGCGAGAAACCTTTCACCTGCTCCGTCTGCGACATGAGTTTCAGCGTCCATTCCTCGTGGTTCCGCCACACGAGaacgcacaccggagagaaacccttcGTGTGCTCTGTTTGCGGCAAAGGCTTCACTCGGAAGGTCAATTTGAAGGAACACACAATAACGCACACGGGGGAGAAACCCTTCTCCTGCTCCGTCTGCAACGCCAGCTTTAGCTTTTATTCATCCATGCTGAGACACGTGAGAACACACAGCGAGTAG
- the LOC131139741 gene encoding gastrula zinc finger protein XlCGF17.1-like isoform X1 yields MRAHKLFCPSGCRTTSGNHRVTAVGGVAPERQEWSSRPEGGEPRPPGIKEERAWTQEDVGTFPVICVIVKSEDDDGDARRSQLDRGPSEETRRSEDGDLASPPSDADDQGGPEADGTRDADRADVKCERAFDRKTTLKRHARDGAGDATFRCSACGETFAQREDWAEHTRRHAGPKTFSCSVCNMMFSFHSTMMRHMITHTGEKAFTCSVCGKGFSRKMNLMTHTRTHTGEKPFTCSVCKSSFRFQSTLVNHMRTHTGEKPFTCSVCDMSFSVHSSWFRHTRTHTGEKPFVCSVCGKGFTRKVNLKEHTITHTGEKPFSCSVCNASFSFYSSMLRHVRTHSE; encoded by the exons ATGAGGGCGCATAAACTGTTTTGTCCTAGTGGTTGCCGTACCACTTCCGGAAACCACCGCGTGACGGCTGTCGGAG GAGTTGCCCCTGAGCGGCAGGAGTGGAGCTCCAGGCCGGAGGGGGGGGAGCCCCGGCCCCCCGGCATCAAAGAGGAGCGAGCGTGGACCCAGGAGGACGTCGGCACGTTTCCTGTGATTTGTGTGATTGTGAAGAGCGAAGACGACGACGGGGACGCTCGGCGGTCGCAGCTCGATCGCGGTCCAAGCGAGGAGACGAGAAGATCAGAAGACGGCGACCTCGCCTCGCCGCCGTCTGATGCCGACGACCAGGGAGGCCCCGAAGCCGATGGGACGCGGGACGCGGACCGGGCGGACGTGAAATGCGAGCGAGCCTTTGACAGGAAGACGACTCTGAAGCGACACGCGAGGGACGGCGCGGGAGACGCCACATTCAGATGTTCGGCTTGTGGCGAGACGTTCGCTCAAAGGGAAGATTGGGCGGAGCACACGAGAAGACACGCGGGACCAAAAACCTTCTCTTGTTCGGTCTGCAACATGATGTTCAGTTTCCATTCCACGATGATGAGACACATGATCACGCACACGGGCGAGAAGGCCTTCACGTGCTCCGTCTGCGGTAAAGGTTTCTCTCGAAAGATGAATTTGATGACGCACACGAGGACGCACACCGGGGAAAAGCCCTTCACGTGTTCGGTCTGCAAGTCCAGCTTCAGGTTCCAGTCCACGTTGGTGAACcacatgaggacgcacaccGGCGAGAAACCTTTCACCTGCTCCGTCTGCGACATGAGTTTCAGCGTCCATTCCTCGTGGTTCCGCCACACGAGaacgcacaccggagagaaacccttcGTGTGCTCTGTTTGCGGCAAAGGCTTCACTCGGAAGGTCAATTTGAAGGAACACACAATAACGCACACGGGGGAGAAACCCTTCTCCTGCTCCGTCTGCAACGCCAGCTTTAGCTTTTATTCATCCATGCTGAGACACGTGAGAACACACAGCGAGTAG
- the LOC131139717 gene encoding zinc finger protein OZF-like, translated as MLAANKRDAEVSNNKAAKRRDRVKMCQVQMLRALVNQRLTAAVEEIFVVLERTIAEYEEELSRTKEENERQRQLLDAVFRPRLESQGADVGEEDVPPERQERQPPRIKEEKEEADPGKFPVTRVVVKSEEDEEEARRSALDHGQGEKTGRSEADSLLAPLSDSDDATSRSPDTDDEDSKADMASRHGDNKRFKCSRCHKAFAHRKNLRRHMRCHTGEKLISCSFCSERFAQREHWIAHTKVHAGEKPFSCSVCDMTFRFQSTFVNHMRTHTGEKPFACSVCSMSFSVHSSLLRHMRSHTGEKPFACSFCGKKFPRKMSLKEHTRIHTGEKPFSCSVCKASFRFQSKLVNHMRTHTGERPFSCSVCQKTFTQKEHLRIHMVTHSGEKAFSCAVCRQRFSAKSSLVTHMRTHTGEKPFSCNACDEKFSYKYQLCKHACPGGESSSGQTRLTS; from the exons ATGCTAGCTGCAAACAAAAGGGACGCGGAAGTTAGCAACAACAAAGCAGCCAAGCGTCGGgatcgtgtgaaaatgtgtcaagtccaaatgctgagagcgttggtgaatcagcgactaactgcggctgttgaagaaatatttgtagtgttggaaagaaccatagcagagtacgaggaggaactttctcgaacaaaagaggagaacgagcgacaacgtcaactactggacgcCGTTTTCAGGCCACGATTGGAGTCGCAGGGAGCGG ACGTCGGTGAGGAAGATGTCCCCCCTGAGCGGCAGGAGCGCCAGCCCCCCCGCATtaaagaggagaaggaggaggctgACCCGGGCAAGTTTCCAGTCACTCGAGTGGTCGTGAAGAGCGAAGAGGACGAAGAAGAAGCCCGGCGCTCAGCGCTGGATCACGGTCAAGGCGAGAAGACGGGAAGATCAGAAGCAGACAGCCTCTTGGCGCCGCTATCAGATAGCGACGACGCCACGTCGCGCTCCCCCGACACCGACGACGAAGACTCGAAAGCGGACATGGCGTCACGTCACGGTGACAACAAACGCTTTAAATGCTCCCGTTGCCACAAAGCCTTTGCCCACAGGAAGAACTTGCGAAGACACATGAGGTgtcacacgggagagaaactcATTTCCTGCTCCTTCTGCAGCGAAAGATTCGCACAGAGGGAACATTGGATAGCGCACACAAAAGTCCACGCCGGAGAGAAACCCTTTTCCTGTTCCGTGTGCGACATGACCTTTAGATTTCAGTCCACGTTTGTGAaccacatgagaacgcacaccggTGAGAAACCGTTCGCCTGCTCCGTCTGCAGCATGAGCTTCAGCGTTCATTCGTCTCTGTTGAGACACATGAGGTCGCACACCGGGGAGAAACCCTTCGCATGCTCGTTTTGCGGTAAAAAATTCCCCAGGAAGATGAGTTTGAAGGAGCACACGagaatacacaccggagagaaacccttcTCCTGCTCTGTCTGCAAGGCCAGCTTCAGGTTTCAGTCCAAACTGGTGAACCACATGAGAACCCACACCGGCGAGAGACCGTTCTCCTGCTCGGTGTGCCAGAAAACCTTCACTCAAAAGGAGCATCTGAGGATCCACATGGTGACGCACAGCGGAGAAAAAGCCTTTTCCTGCGCCGTCTGCCGTCAGAGATTCTCGGCCAAGAGCAGTTTGGTCACGCACATGCGGACGCACACCGGGGAGAAACCGTTCAGCTGCAACGCGTGCGACGAGAAGTTCTCCTACAAGTATCAGCTTTGCAAACACGCGTGTCCCGGCGGTGAAAGCAGCAGCGGTCAGACGCGCTTGACCTCTTAG
- the LOC131139715 gene encoding zinc finger protein 501-like, with amino-acid sequence MAEYQEVLRPTKEENEGERRRLDAFVRKQRADVRAEDLPPEWPPHVKEEGEEPGPPHMKEEEEQPQPLYINRGEMASRPPHVKEEEEEPRPPHIKEEEEEHSISQEGEHPEGPEEFPVIGVIVKSEDDEDDEDDGEGEEKREAEPPTEADGDHCGGSPAEKLLAPLSDSEHTTSHSPDTDDDDDEDSTADMTCHPDNTRLKCHHCDKSFLHRCSLKRHMRSHTGEKPFACSDCGKRFSRNSDLTIHTRTHTGEQPFSCSVCGLGFVRSQHLKIHMTIHTGEKPFTCSICGAGFVRNGDLTTHMRRHTGEKPFCCTICGVGFVRSDILKTHMRRHNGEKPFSCSVCGMGFVRSHTLKTHMRRHTGEKPFSCSVCGKSFVEGQYLNRHMRKHTDENLYSCSVCKKSYSEQSALVRHTRIHTGEKVWSCGACQERFSYKYQLNNHTCGGQSGGGGG; translated from the exons ATGGCGGAGTACCAGGAGGTGCTTCGTCcgacaaaagaggagaacgaaGGAGAACGTCGACGACTGGACGCATTTGTCAGGAAGCAGCGAGCAG ATGTCAGAGCGGAGGATCTTCCCCCCGAATGGCCCCCCCATGTTAAAGAGGAAGGGGAGGAGCCAGGACCCCCCCACatgaaggaggaagaagagcagCCACAGCCTCTTTATATCAATA GGGGAGAGATGGCGTCCCGGCCCCCCCAcgttaaagaggaagaagaggagccccggcccccccacattaaagaggaagaggaggagcacagcatcagccaggagggagagcatccGGAAGGACCGGAGGAGTTCCCAGTGATCGGTGTcattgtgaagagtgaagatgatgaagatgatgaagacgacggtgaaggtgaggagaagagagaggcggagcctccaacagaagctgatggagaccactgtggaggatcaccagcagagaagctcttagctccactatcagatagtgagcacacgacgtcacactctcctgacactgatgatgatgatgatgaagactctacagctgatatgacatgtcaccCTGACAACACACGCTTGAAATGCCACCACTGTGACAAGAGCTTCCTTCACCGCTGCAGTCTGAAGCGACACATGCGGAgccacacgggagagaaaccgttTGCATGCTCAGATTGCGGTAAAAGATTCTCTCGGAATTCCGATTTGACAATCCACACGAGGACGCACACCGGAGAGCAGCCGTTTTCGTGTTCGGTTTGCGGTTTAGGATTCGTGCGAAGTCAGCATTTGAAGATCCACATGACGatccacaccggagagaaaccgttCACCTGTTCCATCTGCGGTGCCGGTTTCGTACGAAACGGAGATTTGACAACACACATGAGGagacacaccggagagaaaccgttCTGCTGCACCATCTGCGGCGTGGGTTTCGTACGCAGTGACATTTTGAAGACGCACATGAGGAGACACaatggagagaaacctttctccTGTTCGGTGTGCGGCATGGGTTTCGTACGGAGTCACACTTTGAAGACACACATGAGGcgacacaccggagagaaacccttcTCCTGTTCGGTGTGCGGTAAGAGCTTCGTGGAAGGCCAATACTTGAACAGACACATGAGAAAGCACACGGACGAGAACTTGTACTCCTGTTCCGTCTGCAAAAAAAGCTATTCGGAGCAGTCGGCGCTGGTGAGACACACGAGGATCCACACGGGGGAGAAGGTGTGGAGTTGCGGAGCGTGCCAGGAAAGGTTCTCTTACAAGTACCAGCTCAACAACCACACGTGTGGCGGCcagagcggcggcggcggcggatgA
- the LOC131139735 gene encoding gastrula zinc finger protein XlCGF8.2DB-like: MCQVQMLRALVNQRLTAAVEEIFVVLERTIAEYEEELSRTKEENERQRQLLDAVFRKQEVVLHRAVSEDDLPPRPPPIKEEGEEPRPPHLKEEEEEQEAPEELSVIGVVVKSEDDEDGGESEEKRGAEPPGSSWAPRQVNPPAGPHSDADEADLTCPADSAPPFTCPVCGKGFSRNAHLVTHTRTHTGEKPFICSACGQGFSQKGSLKKHTRTHTGEKPFSCSVCSTSFSDRSALVRHTRRHTGEKPFCCSVCNAHFSHRSALVTHTRAHTGEKPFSCPVCQTRFRARWGLVQHMRTHTGEKPFACSVCEQRFSQKATLREHARLHTGEKPFTCSVCDMSFSYHSSFVQHTKTHE; the protein is encoded by the exons atgtgtcaagtccaaatgctgagagcgttggtgaatcagcgactaactgcggctgttgaagaaatatttgtagtgttggaaagaaccatagcagagtacgaggaggaactttctcgaacaaaagaggagaacgagcgacaacgtcaactactggacgccgttttcaggaagcaggaagttgtgTTGCACAGAGCAG TCAGTGAAGATGATCTTCCCCCACGGCCCCCCCCCATCAAAGAGGAGGGCGAGGAGCCCCGGCCCCCCCAccttaaagaggaagaggaggagcaagAAGCACCGGAGGAGTTGTCGGTGATCGGTGTCGTCGTGAAGAGTGAGGATGATGAAGACGGCGGTGAAAGCGAGGAGAAGAGAGGGGCGGAGCCTCCCGGCAGCAGCTGGGCTCCGCGGCAGGTCAACCCCCCCGCAGGTCCCCATAGCGACGCCGATGAGGCCGACCTGACGTGTCCCGCCGACAGCGCCCCGCCCTTCACGTGTCCGGTTTGTGGCAAAGGATTCTCTCGGAACGCACATTTGGTGACGCACACgaggacgcacacgggagaaaaacctttcatttGCTCCGCGTGCGGCCAGGGGTTCTCTCAAAAGGGCAGCTTGAAGAAACACACGAGaacgcacactggagagaaaccctttTCCTGCTCAGTCTGCAGCACGAGTTTTAGCGACCGCTCGGCGTTGGTGAGGCACACGAGAaggcacactggagagaaaccctttTGCTGCTCGGTTTGCAACGCTCATTTTAGTCACCGTTCGGCTTTGGTGACCCACACGAGGgcgcacaccggagagaaaccgtttTCCTGCCCTGTCTGCCAAACACGGTTTCGAGCTCGTTGGGGGTTGGTCCAGCACATGAGAACGCAtacgggagagaaacctttcgcCTGCTCGGTTTGCGAGCAACGATTCTCTCAAAAGGCGACGTTGAGAGAACACGCCAGAttgcacaccggagagaaaccgtttACCTGCTCAGTGTGCGACATGAGTTTTAGCTATCACTCGTCATTCGTGCAACACACGAAGACACACGAGTGA